In the genome of Polaribacter sp. MED152, one region contains:
- the mce gene encoding methylmalonyl-CoA epimerase — MNKIEHIGIAVKDLEKSNKVFASLFGEEHYKIEEVLSEGVKTSFFKTGPNKIELLEATNEESPIAKFIAKKGEGIHHIAFAVDDILSEIKRLKEEGFVVLNETPKKGADNKLVAFVHPKSTNGVLVELCQEIN, encoded by the coding sequence ATGAATAAGATAGAACATATAGGTATTGCAGTTAAAGATTTAGAAAAATCAAATAAGGTTTTTGCATCGCTTTTTGGTGAAGAACACTACAAAATAGAAGAGGTTTTATCAGAAGGAGTAAAAACATCATTTTTTAAAACAGGCCCCAATAAAATTGAACTTTTAGAGGCTACAAATGAAGAAAGTCCTATTGCTAAATTCATAGCCAAGAAAGGCGAAGGTATACATCACATTGCCTTTGCTGTAGATGATATTCTTAGCGAAATAAAAAGATTAAAAGAAGAAGGTTTTGTTGTTTTAAACGAAACCCCAAAAAAAGGAGCAGACAATAAATTGGTAGCCTTTGTTCATCCTAAATCTACAAATGGTGTGCTTGTAGAATTGTGCCAAGAAATCAATTAG
- a CDS encoding ABC transporter permease, translating into MSKKFDSYQKRRLQSSYISVVISIALVLFMVGVLSLIVLKSTKVANYVKEKVAITLFIKDNVTQKQIKTFRESLLEEEFTKKAIYTSKAQAAKRFSEQIGEDFLEFLGENPLKNGVDIYLKADYVTPEKVAELEQRFQKNAFVADVSYDKPLINLLTKNIKRISFWLLVLSSFFGLVAMILINSSIRLSIYSKRFNIKTMQMVGATKSFIRRPFIFRSLKLGLLGALIALMGIAVIIYYLDKYIPSLNFLEDYVTLTYISGIVILSSLIITWISTFFATQRFLNLQTDELYY; encoded by the coding sequence ATGTCCAAAAAATTTGATTCTTATCAAAAAAGACGCTTACAATCTTCTTACATATCTGTTGTAATTAGTATTGCTTTGGTGTTATTTATGGTGGGTGTTTTAAGTTTAATAGTTTTAAAAAGCACAAAAGTTGCTAACTACGTTAAAGAAAAAGTGGCTATTACACTTTTTATAAAAGATAATGTTACTCAGAAGCAAATTAAAACATTTAGAGAATCTTTGTTAGAAGAAGAGTTTACTAAAAAAGCAATTTATACAAGTAAAGCTCAAGCAGCAAAAAGGTTTAGTGAGCAAATAGGTGAAGATTTTTTAGAGTTTTTAGGAGAAAATCCGTTAAAAAACGGAGTTGACATTTACCTAAAAGCAGACTATGTTACTCCAGAAAAAGTAGCTGAGTTAGAACAAAGGTTTCAAAAAAATGCTTTTGTAGCTGATGTTTCTTATGATAAACCATTAATAAATCTACTAACTAAAAATATAAAGCGTATTAGCTTTTGGCTTTTGGTTTTAAGTAGTTTTTTTGGCTTAGTAGCCATGATTTTAATAAACAGTTCTATACGATTATCTATCTATTCTAAACGTTTTAATATTAAAACAATGCAAATGGTTGGAGCTACAAAGAGTTTTATTAGAAGACCATTTATTTTTAGAAGCTTAAAATTAGGTTTGTTAGGTGCATTGATTGCATTAATGGGTATAGCAGTTATTATTTACTATTTAGACAAATACATACCAAGTTTAAACTTTTTAGAAGATTATGTTACCTTAACTTACATATCAGGTATTGTAATTTTATCTTCATTAATCATTACTTGGATTAGCACATTTTTTGCAACACAACGTTTTTTAAACTTGCAAACAGACGAATTATATTATTAA
- a CDS encoding DUF3098 domain-containing protein, whose amino-acid sequence MKNKVQQKPEFLFGKRNYIIMLIGIVFITVGFIFMSGGGSDDPNVFNEEIYNWQRIRLAPTLVIIGLAIEIYAILADPKK is encoded by the coding sequence ATGAAAAATAAGGTACAGCAAAAACCAGAGTTTTTATTTGGTAAAAGAAATTATATCATAATGCTTATAGGCATTGTGTTTATTACTGTTGGATTTATATTTATGTCTGGAGGAGGTAGTGATGACCCAAATGTTTTTAATGAAGAAATCTATAATTGGCAAAGAATTCGTTTGGCACCAACTTTAGTGATTATTGGTTTAGCTATCGAGATTTATGCAATTTTAGCAGATCCTAAAAAATAA
- a CDS encoding undecaprenyl-diphosphate phosphatase → MDIIEAIVLGVIQGLTEFLPVSSSGHLELAKAILGDTSVPEESLTFTVVLHFATALSTLVIFRKEVAEILKGLFQFKWNDQTKFSIKIIISMIPAVIVGLLFEEQLEAFFGGKILLVGIMLLVTAVLLLLADKAKNTNKEVSFSNSVIIGISQAIAMLPGISRSGATISTSVLLGIDRTKAARFSFLMVVPLIFGKIGKDVLSGDLNFQSSEMLPISAGFIAAFLAGILACKWMIALVKKSKLSYFSLYCAIVGFIAIAYSLFSA, encoded by the coding sequence ATGGACATTATAGAAGCTATTGTTCTTGGCGTAATTCAAGGTCTAACGGAGTTTTTACCAGTTTCTTCTAGTGGTCATTTAGAATTGGCTAAAGCTATTTTGGGTGATACATCTGTACCTGAAGAAAGTTTAACTTTTACTGTGGTTTTACATTTTGCAACAGCCCTTAGTACATTAGTAATTTTTAGAAAAGAAGTAGCAGAAATCTTAAAAGGTTTATTTCAGTTTAAATGGAATGATCAAACTAAATTTTCTATCAAAATTATTATTTCTATGATACCAGCTGTCATTGTAGGTTTATTGTTTGAAGAACAATTAGAAGCCTTTTTTGGAGGTAAAATACTTTTGGTAGGTATTATGCTTTTAGTTACAGCTGTTTTATTATTATTAGCAGATAAAGCCAAAAACACGAATAAAGAAGTCTCTTTTTCAAACTCAGTAATTATTGGTATTTCACAAGCTATTGCTATGTTACCAGGTATTTCTAGATCTGGAGCAACTATATCTACATCCGTTTTATTGGGTATAGACAGAACCAAAGCTGCTCGTTTTTCCTTTTTAATGGTGGTACCATTAATCTTTGGTAAAATAGGTAAAGATGTTTTAAGTGGAGATTTAAATTTTCAATCTTCAGAGATGTTACCAATAAGTGCAGGTTTTATAGCTGCATTTTTAGCTGGTATTTTGGCTTGCAAATGGATGATTGCTTTAGTGAAAAAAAGCAAACTGTCTTACTTTTCATTATACTGTGCAATTGTAGGATTTATAGCTATTGCTTACAGCTTATTCTCGGCATAA
- the truB gene encoding tRNA pseudouridine(55) synthase TruB has protein sequence MTEEDYKNGQVLLIDKPLTWTSFQVVNKLRWHIKQRFNIKKIKVGHAGTLDPLATGLLIICTGKQTKEINTYQGQIKEYTGTFTIGSTTPSYDLETEVDETFSTEHITSDLLKETTLQFIGDIQQKPPIFSAIKKDGKRLYELARKGETTEIKSRTVTIPEFEITKVALPNVEFRVVCSKGTYIRSLAYDFGKALNSGAHLSVLRRTKIGEFSVENAESIEGFIEKLKSED, from the coding sequence ATGACAGAAGAAGATTATAAAAACGGACAAGTTTTACTGATTGATAAACCACTTACATGGACCTCTTTTCAAGTGGTAAATAAATTGCGTTGGCATATTAAGCAACGATTTAACATCAAAAAAATTAAAGTGGGTCATGCAGGTACTCTAGATCCGTTAGCTACTGGTTTGTTAATTATTTGTACAGGTAAACAGACTAAAGAAATAAATACTTATCAAGGTCAAATAAAAGAATATACAGGTACTTTTACAATTGGATCTACTACACCTAGTTATGACCTAGAAACTGAAGTAGATGAAACGTTTTCTACAGAACATATTACTTCAGATTTATTAAAAGAAACTACCTTACAGTTTATTGGAGATATTCAACAAAAGCCACCTATTTTCTCTGCAATTAAGAAAGATGGTAAACGCTTGTATGAATTGGCTAGAAAAGGAGAAACAACAGAAATTAAATCGAGAACAGTTACTATACCTGAATTTGAAATTACAAAAGTAGCGCTACCAAATGTTGAATTTAGAGTTGTTTGTTCTAAAGGAACTTACATTAGATCTCTTGCTTACGATTTTGGAAAAGCACTTAACTCTGGTGCTCATTTATCTGTTTTAAGAAGAACAAAAATTGGAGAATTTTCTGTAGAAAATGCAGAATCTATAGAAGGTTTTATAGAAAAGCTAAAATCTGAAGATTAA
- a CDS encoding APC family permease — translation MSAKIGLKDAIFIGIGGMVGGGIFAVLGLAVSLAKGGTPIAFLFAGIIALLTAYSYAKLSKKYPENGGTVRFVHHQFGNGIFAGGINNLLWISYIVMLALYASAFGSYSAELISITDNNEVDVKIFQTAIILLALFINYLSIKLVSAIESVSVVVKLIILIAFIAVGFYGISQNTSNLDQLSPENWEAPLLLLSGGMVIFVAYEGFELIANSIGDLKNKEKNTEKAYFGAVGFVVILYILIAIVTIGALPFDAIASAEEYVLAKAAEPTLGKIGFTIITITAMISTFSAINATVLGSGRVNFDIAKDDELPKYFSHKFWGKPIGFLITAILAVALVNTIDLKSISTAGSSGFLLIFTIVNFIGFKKHETLNSNKLIHLIATIICFIAFLTLLYQQFEENKIGVYSALGIIFLSFLVETFYKSTSSQKK, via the coding sequence ATGAGTGCTAAAATAGGGCTTAAAGATGCCATATTTATTGGTATTGGTGGTATGGTTGGTGGAGGTATTTTCGCTGTTCTTGGTTTAGCAGTTTCTCTAGCGAAAGGTGGTACACCCATCGCTTTTTTGTTTGCAGGAATTATTGCGTTACTTACTGCATATTCTTATGCCAAACTCTCTAAAAAATATCCAGAAAACGGAGGTACAGTTCGCTTTGTACATCATCAATTTGGAAATGGAATATTTGCTGGTGGTATTAATAATTTGCTATGGATTAGTTACATTGTAATGTTAGCCTTATACGCCTCTGCTTTTGGCTCTTACAGTGCAGAACTTATTTCAATTACTGATAATAATGAGGTTGATGTTAAGATTTTTCAAACAGCCATTATTCTACTCGCACTTTTTATTAACTATTTAAGTATAAAACTTGTAAGTGCTATAGAATCTGTTTCTGTAGTTGTTAAATTAATAATTCTTATTGCTTTTATTGCTGTAGGTTTTTATGGAATATCTCAAAACACTTCGAATTTAGATCAACTTTCTCCTGAAAATTGGGAAGCTCCACTTCTTTTACTTTCTGGTGGTATGGTTATTTTTGTAGCATATGAGGGTTTTGAATTGATTGCAAACTCAATTGGAGATTTAAAAAACAAAGAAAAAAATACAGAGAAAGCTTATTTTGGAGCTGTTGGATTTGTTGTTATTCTCTATATTTTAATTGCCATTGTAACTATTGGAGCCTTACCTTTTGATGCTATTGCAAGTGCAGAAGAATATGTTTTGGCTAAAGCAGCAGAGCCAACCTTAGGTAAAATAGGCTTTACCATAATTACAATAACAGCTATGATTTCTACATTTTCTGCAATAAATGCAACAGTTTTAGGAAGTGGAAGAGTAAATTTTGATATTGCTAAAGATGATGAACTGCCTAAATATTTCAGTCATAAGTTTTGGGGTAAACCAATTGGGTTTTTAATTACTGCAATTTTAGCGGTTGCTCTGGTAAATACAATTGATTTAAAAAGTATATCTACAGCTGGTAGTTCTGGTTTTTTACTAATTTTTACCATTGTAAATTTCATTGGTTTTAAAAAACATGAAACTTTAAATTCAAATAAGTTGATACATTTGATAGCAACAATAATCTGTTTTATTGCTTTTCTTACTCTTCTATATCAGCAATTTGAAGAAAACAAAATTGGCGTCTATAGTGCTTTAGGTATAATATTCCTCAGTTTTTTGGTAGAAACGTTCTATAAAAGTACTTCTAGTCAAAAAAAGTAA